A single window of Actinoallomurus bryophytorum DNA harbors:
- a CDS encoding ABC transporter family substrate-binding protein, whose protein sequence is MRSRVSVVVILLAALALPSGCGTPHREPRRGIAAYDIAPTSREHVRDGGTLRLATTEFRTQWNYWHLGGADLDTARILGALMPWLFRSDQNGRITADPAYLLKAGITRTRPKQVITYDLNPKARWSDGTPLNFRDFQALWHACRGRDRAYQITTSTGYERIESVERGTSDRQVVVTYARPFGEWRGLFSPLYPAKAISGRAAWDRGWVNHLPITAGPFRPERLDRTAQAFSVVRDPRWWGPRAKLDRVVFRYLARDAMPGAFANGEIDAFDVGSDAAAYRRAGQAADTVVRRAAGPDFSQLTFNGAAPALTDVNVRRAVAMAIDRQAIARSSLTGLDWPIRLLNDHAFVNTQEGYRNDAGDLTAYDPNQARRLLDAAGWRANGPTRWKNGKSLVLRYVYPLSNATSRQNGELIQAMLGPVGVRLELRPVPDSDFFDRYLIRGAYDLAPFSWIGGAFPISGLRSIYGRPQGGGVQQNVARIGSRRLDATLDRASTELDPTKARRYANEADRMIWTEVHSLTLYQRPQILPTRRTLVNWGAFGLYTPVWTDVGFRD, encoded by the coding sequence ATGAGATCGCGCGTCAGTGTGGTGGTCATCCTGCTGGCCGCCCTGGCCCTGCCGAGTGGATGCGGCACGCCCCACCGCGAGCCGAGACGCGGGATCGCCGCGTACGACATCGCTCCCACCTCCCGCGAGCACGTACGAGACGGCGGCACGCTCAGGCTGGCGACGACGGAGTTCCGTACGCAGTGGAACTACTGGCATCTGGGCGGCGCGGACCTGGACACCGCCCGGATCCTCGGCGCGCTGATGCCGTGGCTGTTCCGCAGCGACCAGAACGGCAGGATCACCGCCGACCCCGCGTACCTGCTCAAGGCGGGGATCACCCGGACCAGACCGAAGCAGGTCATCACGTACGACCTCAACCCGAAGGCCCGTTGGTCCGACGGCACACCGCTGAATTTCCGTGATTTCCAAGCGCTCTGGCACGCCTGCCGTGGCCGCGACCGGGCGTACCAGATCACCACGTCGACCGGCTATGAGCGGATCGAGAGCGTCGAGCGCGGGACGAGCGACCGGCAGGTGGTGGTGACCTACGCCCGGCCGTTCGGGGAGTGGCGGGGGCTGTTCAGCCCCCTGTACCCGGCGAAGGCGATCAGCGGCCGCGCGGCCTGGGACCGGGGCTGGGTGAACCACCTGCCGATCACGGCGGGGCCGTTCCGGCCGGAGCGGCTCGACCGGACCGCCCAGGCGTTCTCGGTGGTCCGCGATCCACGGTGGTGGGGACCGCGCGCCAAGCTCGACCGGGTCGTCTTCCGCTACCTCGCGCGCGACGCCATGCCCGGGGCTTTCGCGAACGGCGAGATCGACGCGTTCGACGTCGGCTCCGACGCAGCCGCGTACCGCCGTGCCGGGCAGGCCGCCGACACCGTCGTACGCAGGGCGGCCGGACCGGACTTCAGCCAGCTCACCTTCAACGGCGCCGCTCCGGCCCTGACCGATGTGAACGTGCGCCGGGCCGTCGCGATGGCGATCGACCGGCAGGCGATCGCCCGCTCTTCGCTGACCGGTCTCGACTGGCCGATACGCCTTCTGAACGACCACGCCTTCGTGAACACCCAGGAGGGCTACCGCAACGACGCCGGCGACCTGACCGCCTACGACCCGAACCAGGCGCGCCGGCTGCTGGACGCGGCAGGCTGGCGAGCGAACGGACCCACCCGCTGGAAAAACGGGAAATCCCTGGTGCTGCGCTACGTCTACCCGCTCAGCAACGCGACGAGCAGGCAGAACGGCGAACTCATCCAGGCCATGCTCGGTCCCGTGGGTGTACGGCTGGAGCTGCGGCCGGTGCCGGACAGCGACTTCTTCGACCGCTACCTCATCCGGGGCGCGTACGACCTCGCGCCGTTCTCGTGGATCGGCGGAGCGTTCCCGATCTCCGGCCTGAGATCGATATACGGCAGGCCGCAAGGGGGCGGCGTCCAGCAGAACGTGGCCCGCATCGGCTCCCGGAGACTCGACGCGACACTGGATCGCGCGAGCACCGAGCTGGACCCGACCAAGGCCCGCCGGTACGCGAACGAGGCCGACCGCATGATCTGGACGGAGGTGCACTCGCTGACGCTCTACCAGCGCCCACAGATCCTGCCGACCAGACGGACCCTGGTGAACTGGGGGGCGTTCGGGCTTTACACGCCGGTCTGGACCGACGTCGGATTCCGGGATTAG
- a CDS encoding ABC transporter ATP-binding protein, producing MIAISARAPAVPLLEVSGLHVTFAAGVRAVRGAGFTVAPGEVLAIVGESGAGKSATALAIMGLLPVSAHVTGSVRLRGRELLGLGDRDLAAVRGDDLAMVFQDSAFTPVYRIGDQIAEAVRAHARVPRRAAATRAIELLALAGIPDAARVARAFPHELSGGLCRRAMIAMAVAGDPAVILADEPTSALDVTVQAQVLDALQTVQSRTRAALILITHDLGMVAGRADRVMVMYAGRPVETGPVDAVFGGPRMPYTAGLLRSAVRLDRPYARPLPIAGPPPSATDPRERCAFEPRCPLATGECRTAVPPLRPAGTPGHRAACVHASETVPVDHGGYAHDRPVRASNQGPPVLEVDGLVRHYPLVKSLLPRRRTATVRAVDGIDFDIRTGETLGLVGESGCGKTTTLLEILRLGAHQAGRVAVFGRDTRALSNAERRVLRRDVQIVFQDPATALDPRATVGAILAEPLRAHGHARRGVSTRVPELLRLVGLEPALATRHPGELSGGQGQRVNIARALALEPRLLVLDEPFSALDVSVQAAVIGLLRDLKLRLGLSYLLAAHDLAAVRQLADRAAVMRLGRIVEIGDADAVYESPAHPYTRALLSAVPLPDPPLERRRLRVTLRDDLGPDPDPPSGCRFRGRCLTFATLPAHEGRRCVDEEPAVRRVRSGQSAACHFPNEKSPR from the coding sequence GTGATCGCGATCAGCGCGCGAGCACCTGCCGTGCCACTGCTGGAGGTGTCCGGCCTGCACGTCACCTTCGCCGCCGGTGTGCGCGCGGTCCGGGGCGCGGGCTTCACCGTCGCGCCCGGCGAGGTGCTCGCGATCGTCGGAGAGTCCGGCGCCGGAAAGTCGGCCACCGCGCTGGCGATCATGGGCCTGCTGCCCGTGTCCGCGCACGTCACAGGGTCCGTACGACTGCGCGGGCGCGAGCTGCTCGGCCTCGGTGACCGGGATCTCGCGGCCGTACGCGGCGACGACCTCGCGATGGTCTTCCAGGACTCCGCCTTCACGCCCGTCTACCGGATCGGCGACCAGATCGCCGAGGCCGTACGGGCCCACGCACGAGTACCACGGCGTGCGGCGGCCACACGAGCGATCGAGCTCCTCGCGCTGGCCGGGATCCCGGACGCGGCACGGGTGGCCCGCGCGTTCCCCCACGAACTGTCCGGCGGCCTGTGCCGCCGGGCGATGATCGCGATGGCGGTGGCGGGCGATCCGGCGGTCATCCTCGCCGACGAGCCGACGTCCGCGCTCGACGTGACCGTACAGGCGCAGGTCCTGGACGCCCTCCAGACCGTGCAGAGCCGCACCCGCGCCGCCCTCATCCTGATCACGCACGACCTGGGAATGGTCGCCGGCCGCGCCGACCGCGTGATGGTGATGTACGCGGGGCGCCCCGTCGAGACGGGCCCGGTGGACGCGGTCTTCGGCGGGCCGCGCATGCCGTACACCGCGGGCCTGCTCCGCTCCGCCGTACGGCTGGACCGCCCGTACGCGCGCCCGCTGCCGATCGCCGGCCCGCCGCCGTCCGCGACCGACCCGCGTGAGCGCTGTGCGTTCGAGCCACGCTGTCCGCTGGCGACCGGCGAGTGCCGGACCGCCGTACCCCCACTGCGTCCGGCAGGCACTCCCGGCCACCGCGCCGCCTGCGTGCACGCATCGGAGACCGTGCCCGTGGATCACGGTGGATACGCGCACGACCGCCCGGTGCGCGCATCGAACCAGGGCCCGCCCGTGCTCGAGGTGGACGGCCTGGTCCGGCACTATCCACTGGTCAAGAGCCTGCTCCCACGACGGCGTACGGCCACTGTGCGCGCCGTCGACGGCATCGACTTCGACATCCGTACGGGCGAGACCCTGGGCCTGGTCGGAGAGTCGGGATGCGGCAAGACGACCACCCTGCTGGAAATCCTGAGGCTGGGTGCCCACCAGGCCGGACGGGTCGCGGTGTTCGGCCGGGACACCCGTGCGCTGTCCAACGCCGAACGCCGTGTGCTCCGCCGCGACGTTCAGATCGTCTTCCAGGACCCTGCCACGGCGCTCGATCCGAGGGCGACGGTCGGCGCCATCCTCGCCGAACCGCTGCGCGCCCACGGCCACGCGAGGCGCGGCGTCTCCACTCGTGTTCCCGAACTCCTGCGTCTCGTCGGCCTGGAGCCGGCGCTCGCCACCCGCCATCCCGGTGAACTCTCCGGCGGCCAGGGCCAGCGTGTGAACATCGCCCGCGCCCTGGCGCTCGAACCGAGACTCCTGGTCCTGGACGAGCCGTTCTCGGCGCTCGACGTCTCCGTCCAGGCCGCCGTGATCGGCCTGCTCCGCGACCTGAAGCTCCGCCTCGGCCTGTCCTACCTTCTCGCCGCGCACGACCTGGCGGCCGTGCGCCAGCTCGCCGACCGCGCCGCCGTCATGCGCCTCGGACGCATCGTGGAGATCGGCGATGCCGACGCGGTCTACGAGTCACCCGCCCATCCGTACACCCGGGCCCTGCTGTCCGCCGTGCCGCTACCCGACCCGCCCCTCGAACGCAGAAGGCTGCGGGTCACGCTCCGAGACGACCTGGGGCCCGATCCCGATCCACCCTCCGGCTGCCGGTTCCGTGGCCGCTGCCTGACGTTCGCGACACTCCCCGCCCACGAAGGCCGGCGCTGCGTGGACGAGGAGCCCGCCGTACGGCGCGTTCGCAGCGGACAGTCCGCCGCGTGTCACTTTCCGAACGAGAAGAGTCCCCGATGA
- a CDS encoding ABC transporter permease, whose protein sequence is MRVSLLTGLLVAASATGLATVTGTVAGYFGGWADRGLTSVIDLMLVLPPLLAVATVSPALRGSELPVLAPLLAAFMWMVTARVVRGMTISLRDRDYVLAARYLGVRPMTIIRRHIIPNLASLLIVDATLNVSTAVIGETSLSYLGLGVRPPDVSLGTIIADGASAATVFPWLFLPPVFLLILILLGVNLVGDGLRDAIDKEGRLR, encoded by the coding sequence ATGCGCGTCTCGCTCCTGACCGGCCTGCTCGTGGCGGCGTCCGCCACCGGCCTGGCCACGGTCACGGGCACCGTCGCGGGCTACTTCGGCGGCTGGGCCGATCGCGGCCTGACAAGCGTCATCGACCTGATGCTCGTCCTTCCCCCGCTCCTCGCCGTCGCGACCGTGTCCCCTGCCCTCCGCGGTTCCGAACTGCCGGTCCTGGCGCCGCTGCTCGCCGCGTTCATGTGGATGGTCACCGCCCGCGTCGTACGCGGAATGACCATCTCGCTGCGGGACCGGGACTACGTCCTGGCGGCCCGCTACCTGGGAGTGAGGCCGATGACGATCATTCGGCGGCACATCATCCCGAACCTCGCCTCACTGCTGATCGTGGACGCGACGCTGAACGTGAGTACGGCCGTCATCGGCGAGACCAGCCTGTCCTACCTCGGGCTCGGCGTACGGCCGCCGGACGTCTCGCTCGGCACGATCATCGCCGACGGAGCGTCGGCCGCGACCGTGTTCCCCTGGCTGTTCCTGCCTCCGGTGTTCCTGCTGATCCTCATCCTGCTGGGCGTCAACCTCGTCGGCGACGGCCTGCGCGACGCGATCGACAAAGAAGGGCGGCTCCGGTGA
- a CDS encoding ABC transporter permease: MLRQLLGRVLLAGAGASLAYLLAAASLDPRAELSDRSPRPPQAAVTARLSELNLDGPLLRRYLTWASGVTHGDFGETLDGASAGAELERRSSVSLRLVAAGAVLGTAGGVLVGALGAFRQHGLADRVLTAGTLVLVSVPVFALAVLLQTGAQWANTRTGIRVFEWTGEYAPDGPASLGGRLRHLLLPTAAIALGQAALCARYQRGMMLDVLHAGYVRTAMAKGLRRRRALLRHALRVAVIPMTTFATYAFAALLTGTAITEKIFGWHGLGEWLLDSIQANDVNAVAACGCAAAVAVSAAGLLADLTRTALDPRTRR, from the coding sequence GTGTTGCGTCAGCTGCTGGGCCGTGTCCTGCTCGCCGGTGCCGGGGCGAGCCTGGCCTACCTCCTGGCGGCCGCGTCCCTCGATCCGCGTGCCGAGCTGTCGGATCGGAGCCCGCGGCCACCGCAGGCCGCCGTCACGGCCCGGCTGAGCGAGCTCAACCTGGACGGGCCGCTGCTCCGGCGATACCTCACCTGGGCCTCCGGAGTGACCCACGGTGACTTCGGGGAGACGCTCGACGGGGCCTCGGCCGGCGCCGAGCTGGAGCGGCGTTCGTCGGTGAGCCTGCGGCTCGTGGCCGCGGGCGCGGTGCTGGGCACGGCCGGCGGCGTGCTCGTGGGTGCGCTGGGCGCTTTTCGGCAGCATGGCCTGGCCGACCGCGTGCTCACCGCGGGGACGCTGGTGCTGGTGTCCGTCCCGGTCTTCGCCCTGGCCGTGCTGCTCCAGACCGGTGCGCAGTGGGCGAACACCCGGACCGGCATCCGCGTCTTCGAATGGACCGGAGAGTACGCCCCGGACGGCCCGGCCTCGCTGGGAGGCCGCCTGCGGCATCTGCTGTTACCGACCGCCGCGATCGCCCTGGGCCAGGCCGCACTCTGCGCCCGCTACCAGCGCGGCATGATGCTCGACGTCCTGCACGCCGGCTACGTGCGGACCGCCATGGCCAAGGGCCTGCGACGCCGCCGCGCGTTGCTCCGCCATGCCCTCCGCGTCGCCGTCATCCCGATGACGACCTTCGCCACGTACGCCTTCGCGGCACTGCTGACCGGCACGGCCATCACCGAGAAGATCTTCGGCTGGCACGGGCTGGGGGAGTGGCTGCTGGACTCGATCCAGGCCAATGACGTGAACGCGGTCGCGGCCTGCGGCTGCGCCGCCGCCGTGGCGGTATCCGCCGCGGGCCTGCTCGCCGACCTCACCCGCACCGCCCTGGACCCCCGGACGCGCCGATGA
- a CDS encoding acyl-CoA dehydrogenase family protein: MDFAFSEEQEQLRGFAREFLAARYDDGRLAEIADSATGVDAEVWPRLAEMGWLDAELTFLDQAVLFEETGHRPLPAPYLSTVALALPALDDETAKRVAEGTLRATLAWAEPNRPQGLLDPVAASVSDGRLTGSKVLVPDGAAAGLFVVVAAEGLYAVDAEDAVVTPRTTLDGTRRVADVRFSGTPARLLAAGEEARALLGRIRDRAYAALALEGVGVAQRSLDLLVSYAKERTQFGKPIGVYQAVSHKASNVYVRLQEARSLAYWAAWCVSSDDEMARQACLAAKSLAGEAAVFACESAIQGHGGIGFTWEHVLHRYYKRAQWIAAFDGPARSQRAEVAAFLLD, from the coding sequence ATGGACTTCGCGTTCTCCGAGGAGCAGGAGCAGTTGCGCGGCTTCGCCCGTGAGTTCCTGGCGGCCCGCTATGACGATGGGCGGCTGGCCGAGATCGCCGACTCCGCGACCGGCGTCGACGCCGAGGTGTGGCCCAGGCTCGCCGAGATGGGCTGGCTCGACGCCGAGCTCACCTTCCTCGACCAGGCGGTGCTCTTCGAGGAGACCGGACACCGTCCGCTGCCCGCTCCCTACCTGTCGACGGTCGCCCTGGCCCTGCCGGCCCTGGACGACGAGACGGCCAAGCGCGTCGCGGAGGGCACGCTACGGGCGACGCTCGCGTGGGCGGAGCCGAACCGGCCGCAGGGACTGCTGGACCCCGTCGCCGCGTCGGTCTCCGATGGCCGGCTGACCGGATCCAAGGTGCTGGTCCCCGACGGTGCGGCCGCCGGCCTGTTCGTCGTCGTGGCCGCCGAGGGCCTGTACGCCGTCGACGCAGAGGACGCCGTCGTGACGCCGCGTACGACGTTGGACGGCACGCGGAGGGTCGCGGACGTTCGCTTCTCCGGCACGCCGGCCCGCCTGCTCGCCGCCGGCGAGGAGGCCCGGGCCCTGCTCGGCCGCATCCGGGACCGCGCGTACGCCGCGCTGGCGCTGGAGGGCGTCGGTGTCGCGCAGCGTTCACTGGATCTGCTGGTCTCCTATGCCAAGGAACGCACGCAGTTCGGCAAGCCGATCGGGGTCTACCAGGCGGTCTCGCACAAGGCCTCGAACGTCTACGTGCGGTTGCAGGAGGCGCGTTCCCTGGCCTACTGGGCGGCGTGGTGCGTCTCGTCGGACGACGAGATGGCGCGCCAGGCGTGCCTGGCCGCCAAGTCACTGGCCGGGGAGGCCGCGGTGTTCGCCTGCGAGAGCGCCATACAGGGACACGGCGGGATCGGCTTCACCTGGGAACACGTGCTGCACCGCTACTACAAGCGCGCCCAGTGGATCGCGGCCTTCGACGGGCCGGCCAGGAGCCAGCGGGCCGAGGTCGCGGCCTTCCTGCTGGACTGA
- a CDS encoding acyl-CoA dehydrogenase family protein, giving the protein MDFHDTQEEAAFRAELRSWLSEHWAGRPSEGGRGDFDTLRRWGGELYDAGYVGLTWPAEYGGRGLSPTYQAIYLEEMSRANAPGHPGVIGLNMAGPTIIAWGTEEQKQRYLKPLLNGAEIWCQGFSEPGSGSDLAAGRTSAVLDGDHWVVNGQKVWSSYAHKADFCILVVRTDPSAPKHAGLSYLIVDMHAPGVTVRPLHQITGDPEFNEIFFDDVRVPRSSILGSPGDGWKVAMTTLLHERGTLGFALSAELERMVNQLIKLVKEPAPDGRRPADDPVIRDAVAREWIEMQSLRFTNYRSLTTLLETGIPGPEGSGVKLAWSEANQRLTSLAQSVFGLHAQVTGDEVPWNGFWQYWQLRSRGNTIEAGTSEILRNIIAERVLGLPKGR; this is encoded by the coding sequence GTGGACTTTCACGACACGCAGGAGGAGGCCGCGTTCCGCGCGGAGCTTCGCTCGTGGCTATCGGAACACTGGGCGGGCCGGCCGTCCGAGGGAGGCCGCGGCGACTTCGACACGCTGCGCCGCTGGGGCGGTGAGCTGTACGACGCCGGGTACGTCGGGCTGACCTGGCCCGCGGAGTACGGCGGCCGCGGACTGTCCCCGACGTACCAGGCGATCTACCTGGAGGAGATGTCCCGCGCGAACGCGCCCGGCCACCCGGGTGTCATCGGCCTCAACATGGCCGGGCCGACGATCATCGCGTGGGGCACGGAGGAGCAGAAACAGCGCTACCTCAAACCGCTGCTGAACGGCGCCGAGATCTGGTGCCAGGGCTTTTCCGAGCCCGGCTCCGGCTCCGACCTGGCCGCCGGCCGTACGAGCGCGGTGCTCGACGGCGACCACTGGGTGGTGAACGGGCAGAAGGTCTGGTCCTCGTACGCCCACAAGGCCGACTTCTGCATCCTCGTGGTCCGTACGGACCCGTCGGCGCCCAAGCACGCCGGCCTGTCGTACCTCATCGTGGACATGCACGCGCCCGGCGTGACCGTACGGCCGCTGCACCAGATCACCGGCGACCCGGAGTTCAACGAGATCTTCTTCGACGACGTACGCGTGCCGCGTTCGTCGATCCTGGGCTCACCCGGCGACGGGTGGAAGGTCGCGATGACCACGTTGCTGCACGAGCGCGGCACCCTCGGGTTCGCCCTGTCGGCCGAGCTGGAGCGCATGGTCAACCAGCTGATCAAGCTGGTCAAGGAGCCGGCTCCCGATGGCCGTCGTCCCGCCGACGACCCGGTCATCCGCGACGCCGTCGCGCGTGAGTGGATCGAGATGCAGTCGCTGCGCTTCACCAACTACCGGTCGCTGACCACGCTGCTGGAGACCGGCATCCCGGGCCCGGAGGGTTCCGGGGTCAAGCTGGCCTGGAGTGAGGCGAACCAGCGGCTGACCTCGCTCGCCCAGTCGGTGTTCGGCCTGCACGCGCAGGTCACCGGCGACGAAGTGCCCTGGAACGGCTTCTGGCAGTACTGGCAGCTGAGGTCGCGCGGCAACACCATCGAGGCCGGCACCTCCGAGATCCTGCGCAACATCATCGCCGAGCGAGTCCTCGGCCTGCCGAAGGGACGTTGA
- a CDS encoding TetR/AcrR family transcriptional regulator, which produces MTEVKRQARAERTRASLLRGAREVFEERGFLDAKISEICDRAGVAYGSFYTHFADKDAVFAELIDEMLRGLLTVMRAEALNGDGPEARIARANRAYLRAYEKSARLMAVFEQVATFSPAMRETYLRAWGVFYDRQERAIRGWQEAGLVPADIDPRTAAVALATMIGRTAYTWFVLGRPHEDGDVDQLTRLYCRAIGI; this is translated from the coding sequence GTGACCGAGGTCAAGCGGCAGGCTCGTGCGGAGCGGACGCGGGCCTCTCTGCTCCGTGGCGCCCGGGAGGTCTTCGAGGAGCGAGGCTTCCTCGACGCCAAGATCAGCGAGATCTGCGACCGGGCCGGCGTCGCGTACGGGAGCTTCTACACGCACTTCGCCGACAAGGACGCGGTCTTCGCCGAGTTGATCGACGAGATGCTGCGCGGCCTGCTCACGGTCATGCGCGCCGAGGCGCTGAACGGTGACGGGCCCGAGGCGCGCATCGCCCGCGCCAACCGCGCCTACCTGCGCGCGTACGAGAAGAGTGCCCGGCTGATGGCGGTGTTCGAGCAGGTCGCCACGTTCTCCCCGGCGATGCGGGAGACCTACCTGCGCGCCTGGGGCGTGTTCTATGACCGCCAGGAGCGCGCGATCCGCGGCTGGCAGGAGGCCGGTCTCGTCCCGGCCGACATCGACCCGCGTACGGCCGCGGTCGCCCTCGCCACCATGATCGGGCGCACCGCGTACACCTGGTTCGTGCTCGGCCGGCCCCATGAGGACGGTGACGTGGACCAGCTCACCCGGCTCTACTGCCGGGCCATCGGGATCTGA